The following proteins come from a genomic window of Ictalurus furcatus strain D&B chromosome 12, Billie_1.0, whole genome shotgun sequence:
- the LOC128615364 gene encoding histone H2B-like has product MPDPTKAAPKKGSKKAVTKTAGKGGKKRRKSRKESYAIYVYKVLKQVHPDTGISSKAMGIMNSFVNDIFERIAGESSRLAHYNKRSTITSREIQTAVRLLLPGELAKHAVSEGTKAVTKYTSSK; this is encoded by the coding sequence ATGCCCGATCCAACCAAGGCCGCGCCCAAGAAGGGATCAAAGAAAGCCGTGACCAAGACGGCTGGCAAAGGAGGCAAGAAGCGCAGAAAGTCCAGGAAGGAGAGCTACGCCATCTACGTGTACAAGGTCCTGAAGCAGGTGCATCCTGACACCGGTATCTCATCCAAGGCCATGGGCATCATGAACTCTTTCGTGAATGATATTTTTGAGCGCATCGCCGGTGAGTCTTCTCGTCTGGCTCATTACAACAAGCGCTCCACTATCACCTCCAGGGAGATCCAGACCGCCGTGCGCCTGTTGCTTCCCGGCGAGCTGGCCAAGCACGCCGTGTCCGAGGGCACAAAGGCCGTCACCAAGTACACTAGCTCCAAGTAA
- the LOC128615361 gene encoding general transcription factor II-I repeat domain-containing protein 2A-like isoform X1, with protein sequence MFSSREKSRLYPSFLIVRALKQKLLLLRRHLSAGNLAHFPCFREAGMMKEKVPEYDAVLSNLFQEFDRRFEDFRHNASDFEWFAQPFTISVDTVSDDLQMEPIELQCDSELKHKFRSLPLTDFYKCVPAHRYPKMCKQAQVMLSLFGSTYLCEDFQSDELKQV encoded by the exons atgttcagcTCCAGGGAAAAGTCCAGATTATATCCCAGCTTTTTGATCGTCAGAGCCTTGAAACAAAAACTACTGCTGCTCAGAAGACATCTCTCAGCAG GAAATTTAGCCCATTTTCCCTGTTTTAGAGAGGCAGGCATGATGAAAGAGAAGGTACCTGAGTATGATGCTGTTCTCAGCAACCTTTTCCAGGAGTTTGACCGTCGCTTTGAGGACTTCAGACACAATGCTTCTGACTTTGAGTGGTTTGCTCAACCCTTCACCATCAGTGTggacacagtcagtgatgatcttCAGATGGAACCAATTGAGCTTCAGTGTGATTCAGAACTCAAACACAAGTTCAGGTCCCTTCCCTTGACAGACTTCTACAAATGTGTCCCAGCACACAGGTACCCAAAGATGTGCAAACAGGCACAAGTGATGCTGTCTCTGTTTGGCAGTACCTACCTCTGTGAAGACTTTCAGTCAGATGAACTTAAACAAGTGTAA
- the LOC128615361 gene encoding general transcription factor II-I repeat domain-containing protein 2B-like isoform X2, translating into MMKEKVPEYDAVLSNLFQEFDRRFEDFRHNASDFEWFAQPFTISVDTVSDDLQMEPIELQCDSELKHKFRSLPLTDFYKCVPAHRYPKMCKQAQVMLSLFGSTYLCEDFQSDELKQV; encoded by the coding sequence ATGATGAAAGAGAAGGTACCTGAGTATGATGCTGTTCTCAGCAACCTTTTCCAGGAGTTTGACCGTCGCTTTGAGGACTTCAGACACAATGCTTCTGACTTTGAGTGGTTTGCTCAACCCTTCACCATCAGTGTggacacagtcagtgatgatcttCAGATGGAACCAATTGAGCTTCAGTGTGATTCAGAACTCAAACACAAGTTCAGGTCCCTTCCCTTGACAGACTTCTACAAATGTGTCCCAGCACACAGGTACCCAAAGATGTGCAAACAGGCACAAGTGATGCTGTCTCTGTTTGGCAGTACCTACCTCTGTGAAGACTTTCAGTCAGATGAACTTAAACAAGTGTAA
- the LOC128615363 gene encoding histone H2A: MSGRGKTGGKARAKAKTRSSRAGLQFPVGRVHRLLRKGNYAERVGAGAPVYLAAVLEYLTAEILELAGNAARDNKKTRIIPRHLQLAVRNDEELNKLLGGVTIAQGGVLPNIQAVLLPKKTEKAVKTK; the protein is encoded by the coding sequence ATGAGTGGCAGAGGAAAAACCGGCGGAAAGGCTAGAGCTAAGGCCAAGACTCGTTCATCCAGggctggacttcagttccccgTGGGACGTGTGCATAGGCTTCTGCGTAAAGGCAACTATGCCGAGCGCGTCGGTGCCGGCGCTCCAGTCTACCTGGCCGCAGTGTTGGAGTATCTGACCGCTGAGATTCTGGAGTTGGCCGGTAACGCCGCCCGTGACAACAAGAAGACCCGTATCATTCCCCGTCACTTGCAGCTCGCCGTGCGTAACGACGAGGAGCTGAACAAACTGCTCGGCGGAGTGACTATCGCTCAGGGTGGTGTCCTGCCGAACATTCAGGCTGTGCTTTTGCCCAAAAAGACCGAGAAGGCCGTCAAGACCAAGTAA